Below is a window of Plasmodium brasilianum strain Bolivian I chromosome 14, whole genome shotgun sequence DNA.
AACCATACATTTATACgaacatacatacaataataataatacacatGCATAAATACAAGAACTTTCacacatttacatatacatagtTTTCTGTTCTTACATATAATACTTGAAGTATATTAGACTTCGAGggatgtaaaatttttttagctatttaaaaaaaaaaaaatatattcatgaGAAAATGTAGATATGAACGCACGAACAGAATagttatttttacatataatagcTTTTTATCACTTCTGCCAATCGTTTTTATCACTTTTGTCGCTCATTTTTATTACGACTTTTCCTCATGACGCTCTTCCGTAAAgagtaaaacaaattatatttttattttctcgttctaaacattttattacttttcctttaaacatttttccatatattatatagtttTCCAatgacctttttttttactttatttaaatttttttattatttacctattttctttttttaattccaataatttcatttttctatattcaatttttaaattgtaattGAATACATATAGAAGTACCCACCAttatttactaatttttatttatttcaaaataacataaaattataggAAACATCTACATTTCTAATGTTAATTAATTTCTTAAGATTCATTAATTttgaggaaaataaaaaaggaaaaaaaataaaaaaatgtaggaTTATAAAGTTATGAAATGCATATTTgtgcattaatttttttttttttacaaatttcgtatcactcttttttttttttttttgtttctttccCCTTCTATTTTCctcctaatttttttttcttttttaattatcaaaaatttttaagtaaaataattagaTTAAGactaatataataaataataaaaatataaaattctgTTATAGATAAAGAATTTCAGTAAAACTCTGTAAAGAGAGCTGTGCATGtaacgtatatgtataacatttatacaaaaatcTACACACCCTGTATACACTGTACACATTtgtatacacacacacacacacacaaacACAAATGCAATAAGTAAATTTACGGTTATCCAAATGCAGGGAAAGAAAtggataatttaaaaagtttacaAAGAAATGACACAATTAagagcaaaaaaaatgacaCACAAAAAAATGGTGAAgttagcaaaaaaaatgacaGTAATTTATTAACAATTTATTCGTTTATAAGTAGCTATGTATTTAAAGAAGATATGAACTATGACGAAAATGATAGCAGATACGTATTATTGGAAAGTCAAGATTTAGAGAATGAAAATTGTGCCAAGAAGGTAAGTTTCAGCGAatacaatgaaaaaatatatggatatTATGGGGGAAAAAGTGGTAGTAATGAAGGACACGAAGAAGATGAAGATGAGGATGAGGAAGAATATGAGGGGGAAGATTCAGAAGAAGATGAAATAGAAGATGAAGATGACGAACACGAAGACGATGAAGAAGCAGGTATAGGTCTAAAAGTAAATACAAATGAAGAAGATGTGGATGTTGAAGGAAATAATATACCCGGAATATGCAAAGCAcatgaacatataaataagggagcaacaaaaaagagaaatatgaaaagtatgaaagaagaaaaatatataaaaaagttatggaaaaaaggaaaaaaaaataaatcctTGCAAACGAATAAGAGTGATAAAGAGAAtcataataacaataataataaaattaaaaaaaatataaataatttttctaaatactTTATGCTATCAATGGATAATACTAATGAAcaggaaaatatttttaaggatGAAAAACAATTATCACGACAAATGTCTTACTATAATGATGCTTACTATTATACATCTGAAatgatatacaaaaataatagaagaCACAAAGAAAAATTTGCCTTATATTTAAGGTTAATCTCTTTATGTGTTAATATAGTCATaggtatttatttaattacacGTTTTCCACATACTTATAACGAATTTGATTTAAATTCTCAAAGCGGGCATTCAAAAGAAcatgaaaacataaaaaatatcgtTAGGAGTCATCTAGAgaagaataaatattgtaAGGCTTATGAAAATAAGCCGGACACGCATGCAGATCTTCTAAATAGCGAGAGtaaagtattaaaaaaaattgaaaataaaatgaaatattttaacatcCTTTTTAGGAGCAGTAAAAGGGAAAGTCAAGCTGAAAATAATGGCAATTCTCAGCATAACAGTGGTAGCACTCACAGAGCAATTATCAATAGTAATATAGACAGTAATAACAGCAACAATACCAATGtgagtagtaataataaaagtgaTGACGCAATGGGAAcgaacataaataaatatcatGATGTAGGAGAAAATGATTCAAGTACGCCAATAAAAGATATAGATATTATCCATTTAATCGATGAAGAGTATATTAtgaattacatttatttagaAATGAACAAGATATATAAGTATGCTCTTTACTCCTTTTTCGGAGAATTATTAGTTATATCAATTATTgtcttttctttatttatattaagaatattcataaaagataataacaaatttagTGTTATCTTAACCATGTATggtattttgtataaaatattttgctaCATTTTTGCGCATTATGTTTTAGTTATGGGTTTATATATTGTATCTATTTATTAcagcatatatgtatatcgagacatatatgaaaatagttttaattttttttgttatcattatgtatataataatatacatatacatttgcTTATGCTATTTTATgcttttcaaaatattatctTCACAATAAATGATACATTCAATTGTATCAGAATGatgtttataatattgaaacatcttattataataatatatgaaaaaattacttgtaaaaattttatcacaTTTTACGAATTGAAAGAGGATAAATCCCCTTTGTCTTTAAACTGCATGAATAAGTTCAAAAACAAATGTAACATGAATAACAAATGCTGTCGAGATAAAAATTGCGTAGAAATTGATATTGATGATACACACGAATCCGAATATGACAAAACAGAATTTCCTATTACAACTTTACACCAAAAACCTTATTGTAAGAATCTGGATATCAAAACATACGAACAGTCTCTACTTAACATGCGCAATCCCATATTTAAGTAGATCCTCCTTCGTGTCTCAGTGCGGAATAGGGGCTGTGAAATAAGAATGGTAATAGACACGATAAAGGAAATTGAAATAATCATAGAATCTACAGTAGAACGGAAAATGAAACCACAGTAGTagcaataaataattttttattctcataAAGgaatttgcatatttttacaataaacacaaattttttgatttttaaagtatcattcttaaatttttataaaacttttaaaattttttaattatttttatgcacttgtataaaatttttttagttttttttctttttttggtCTACatcatatttaattatattacttttattttgtaagtTTCCATCATTTTACgcatacttattttattaccctcattttgttcaaatatttacttcatttcagtctttttttttttttttttttttgttatttttggCCTATTAATTATGCTCTTATATTATACTGCACATTATTAGGCATGTacttttgtttcatttttatttcaatgcATTTTTCATCACACATAACACACAAGcatggtatatatatataatatacatacagatatacatatttggATAGTACATGCTCtttattttctgtttttaaaactttttcttATCTAACAATGTATGGATGAAATTGGCGcgatatatttgtatgtatatatatatacatatatatacactacTGCAAATGTGTGTTCGTCctacttatttttaataaataaagagaaacaaaattaagtatattttcACGTTAGTGAAAGTAGTTTTATGAACATATTAAATTCCGAGGTAATTCCGAATAACAATAAATGAGggcaaaaaattaatcattttttaaagtatggggttgaaaaatataaaatagaagTTTTATATATCAGCAAAACAGGGCTTAAAAAACGTAAATgtgcaaataaataaatatttatatatatatacatatacatgaataGCTTGTTACATCATGGACTTTCTTcgaataatgtaatatttaatttccataaaaaatattatgttttattaccACGAATATTATGACGttcctttatttttgcattcgtggaattatgaaaatatgaagcacgaaaaaatacattttttcccaaccctattattaatataaaaaatgcgCAGATGCAAAacgaaaatatgaaaaagaatgCTCGTTTTTCAGAAAATGTAAGAAGTGTGTTACAATTTTATTAGctacatttttcatttcctttcttttatttttattttttttgtccttAGGATTAGTGAATTGAAATAGTGTCATAAGCGATTATTCATTCCTTATTTTCCAGTATCTACGTTTTATTTTACGACAtagtgtatgtatgtatatatatatatatatgtatatatatttatttatttatgttaatatatacatttgcacccttattaataatacaaatttcACCATATTGTGAGGGGAAAATAACAACTTATAACTTTACATTTTGCATATTTCgtttaataaatttcttttgttCCCTTtccaaattttatataattcaaattCTTCACACAACGTACATCCCTGCGATTTACTCACCCCGACGTATTTATATTGAATATTCTTGGCAAAAACATGGATGAAAAAgacaataaagaaaatataaatttaattaaagaaaCAATGTTTGGTTTGCCCCATGgcattatttcaaaaataatacataataatgtaaatctTAATAATTATAGAATCCGAAAAGAAGCAGTGAATACTTTAAGTAAGTGCTTGtctatttttattctgtATATAACTGAAGGGGCAATAGAACATTgcgaaaatgaaaaaaggtCTACTCTCTTTGTCCGAGATATTTTAAATTCCCTAGATGATTCCTTatttttagatatatatgatgaattaaaaaaacaggTAGATATtcaagaagaaaataataaaaaggaaacatccaaaaataatgaaaatgatgaagaaaAGGATGTGACAAGTACTGAGGCAAATACAAAGAATAAAGAAGATGATTTTGACCTATTACTGCAAGCTTTAGAATGAAAAGGTAAAGCGCgagaatatattaaaaagtctGCAAATTTTTGTAGCACCTAGTGGAAAATATGAGTTCATAATTCGCTgtcctttttttgttcttaccTAAATGCTATTGACAGTTTTTAGCTTATTCGCatgcatgcatatacatatgtgtatgtcACGGATTAATGCAGCACGAAAATCTGTAATTTCATGATTGAACTATTTTGAAATTTCAGTTTTATATTTACGaattaggaaaaaaattttttttttttttttttttttttgttttgttacTTATACGTGTTAATAATACGAGCATAAACAATGTAACctgttaataaaagaaaacgCAGAACATGCATTATGTATCTGTTGTTTAAATACTACATAAAGAAAATAGAATGGTAGTTCTGTGAGCATTTTAGCATATACACAATACACTTTTACGAAAACTCAAAAACGACATACAATCTTTAAAATGATTGGAAATTTGTTCGTGTATTTAAAGTAGAACAATGTCAAgtgtaaaagaaaagaaaaaatgaaaaaaaaattcaatgtaactgtaataaaaattgtaaaggGGCAGATAAATTTCACAACCACGTAACTTTTACTCTTTGTATTCGTAAAAACGTTtcctacatttttttttttttttactttttaaattatttaagtgatatatacatacatatatgtacataaaaaaaaaactgcaATGTACTATTAATAAGACATATCTTAACCTAAGCAGCAAAAATCATAAAGAAAACAAAGCACATAATTCGAAACTGTAATAATTTGGCCTCCTTTCCACTTAAACCaaacttatatattcatCATAACTCTTAATTGTATAGAAAGATCTCTTTTCCTTTCTTCTTGAAAACTTTCTATACAATGAATCTATAAATAATGAGGACAGCTTTATGTTCGTTATTAGTGGCACCTGAAAATCTGAAGCAAGTCTCCTAATTTTATAACCGTTTGAACTAACTTTTGTTTTGAGAGTATctgttatattaataaccATTTCCACTTTATGATTCATAATCAAATCTGTTATGTTAGGAAGTAAAAATTCAGAACTTTTATTATGCACCCTTATAAGTCTTTGATGAAATTTTGAGTCTTTTGAGACATTAAATGATTCTAAGAACTTGGAATAAAAATCATACGTTCCCTCCGTTGCGTAAATTGTGAATCCCATTAAGAATAATAACTGAAAAGGTTCTTCAAATGCtagtttattatttaaatttttaatacttaTCAAAATAGATTTTTTAGGTAATTTCATACCTGTAGCTACCAAAGATTTTAGCAATGCttcatatttgtttaaaCCAAAACATGCTACTTCTCCTGTTGATTTCATTTCAACACCTAATATACAATCGGAACCATGTAAtctattaaatgaaaagataGGAGATTTCACAGCAGTATATTCTAAATctattaatgatatattaaatggtTTTACATCATACCCCATTAATATTCTTGTAGCCAAATcgataaaatttaaatttaatgcTTTAGATATAAATGGAAAAGTTCTTGATGCTCTTAAATTacattctattatttttatctcaTTCTGATGGCATATAAATTGGATATTGAATGGTCCAGATATATTTAACGATTTAGATATTTTCtctgaaattttttttatctttctaTGGGTTTCTACATAGATATTTTGTGCAGGAAGTATTAACGTAGCATCTCCAGAATGTACTCCTGCATTTTCTACATGTTCTGATATAGCGTAATTAATGATTTTCCCGTTTTTACTTACACAATCAATTTCTATTTCCTTAGCATTTTCAATAAACTTTGATATAACTACAGGATTATCCTTACTAACTATTGCTGCTTTCATTAAAAAGTTCTTTAATTCTTCAAAACAATTCACAACTCTCATAGCTGCACCTGACAATACATAGGATGGCCTTACCAACACTGGAAATTTTACCTCGTTTGCAAATTGAATTGCTTTCGACAATTTCGTAAACTTATTCCACTTTGGTTGGTCAATTTTTAACGAGTCACATAAATGCGAAAACTTATTTCTATTCTCACAGCAATCAACACTCTTAGCACTAGAtcctaatatatttacattatttttatacaaacTGAAAACTAAATTATTAGATGTTTGCCCACCAAACGCAATTATAACACCTTgacttttttcaaaattatatataaatttaataacttCTGTTGTTATTTCATCAAAATATAATCTATCACTCTCATCATAATCAGTACTAACCGTTTCAGGATtacaatttattaaaattgctTTATGATTTAATTTTCTAATAGTTTTAACACAATGTATAGCACTCCAATCAAATTCCACTGAGCTACCTATTCTGTAACAACCACAACCTAATAccataaaacattttttcttttccttttctttctcATTTCTATCATTAATTATCTTAAATTCAATTccattaaatttttcattaaatatattcttatgtCCTGAATGCAAGGAAGACTTTTTTGAACCCTTAGATAATAATGAATCATATGCTTCGTCTTCATCTTCCTCTACTTCATAATCATCATAGCAACTACTATCCGATGTGTGCACATACTCATCCTCATCGTCCTCGTCCATATAA
It encodes the following:
- a CDS encoding CCAAT-binding transcription factor translates to MDEKDNKENINLIKETMFGLPHGIISKIIHNNVNLNNYRIRKEAVNTLSKCLSIFILYITEGAIEHCENEKRSTLFVRDILNSLDDSLFLDIYDELKKQVDIQEENNKKETSKNNENDEEKDVTSTEANTKNKEDDFDLLLQALE
- a CDS encoding hypothetical protein (conserved Plasmodium protein), with the protein product MDNLKSLQRNDTIKSKKNDTQKNGEVSKKNDSNLLTIYSFISSYVFKEDMNYDENDSRYVLLESQDLENENCAKKVSFSEYNEKIYGYYGGKSGSNEGHEEDEDEDEEEYEGEDSEEDEIEDEDDEHEDDEEAGIGLKVNTNEEDVDVEGNNIPGICKAHEHINKGATKKRNMKSMKEEKYIKKLWKKGKKNKSLQTNKSDKENHNNNNNKIKKNINNFSKYFMLSMDNTNEQENIFKDEKQLSRQMSYYNDAYYYTSEMIYKNNRRHKEKFALYLRLISLCVNIVIGIYLITRFPHTYNEFDLNSQSGHSKEHENIKNIVRSHLEKNKYCKAYENKPDTHADLLNSESKVLKKIENKMKYFNILFRSSKRESQAENNGNSQHNSGSTHRAIINSNIDSNNSNNTNVSSNNKSDDAMGTNINKYHDVGENDSSTPIKDIDIIHLIDEEYIMNYIYLEMNKIYKYALYSFFGELLVISIIVFSLFILRIFIKDNNKFSVILTIMMFIILKHLIIIIYEKITCKNFITFYELKEDKSPLSLNCMNKFKNKCNMNNKCCRDKNCVEIDIDDTHESEYDKTEFPITTLHQKPYLRNRGCEIRMVIDTIKEIEIIIESTVERKMKPQ